In the genome of Fusarium keratoplasticum isolate Fu6.1 chromosome 13, whole genome shotgun sequence, the window CCTCAGAGGATGAAAAAGGCGGCTTTTCAAGGGGGAAATCAGGGCCCCATAATGTATTATAATTTTGTGGCTATATCATAATTTTGTGGCTAACCTAGCTTACTAGGTTGGCtcgcctgggccttggcccacatgagccaacgggtaAATATCTTAGGCTTGTTTTGTCACGACCCGACATGCACACGTCACGTGTTAGATGGATCTCCATAAACTCCGCACCAATCAGGTTGCGATCactctcaacaccaagatgATCACGGTGATCACCTAAACGATCACCCTGATCATGGCGCGGGACGTAGTGATCAAGCACCACCCCTCAAGTATATAGTAAACACTCATTTGCACTTTCATATGTAgtagctacctcagctatcaatacaacttggttacACTCAATACCCTTGAGCAcattaccagacgtgacATACACCGCTCAGTGTACGCTTCCTGATCCTCTGCCAACATAAACCAGCACGCTaggtttatcccttgggaaaaCACCCTACTGTCACAGAGGGTGTCATCGGCAGACATACTGTAGGATGTAGTAAAGTAAAAAGAGTTAAAAGTTGAATATGCTGATTTTGCCCCTTCCTGCCTACAGATAGACGACCTTGATCCTATAAACCCCAGCAAAAACCTTGAATGATAAGAAACCACCCCCACCCCCCTTCCTCCTGGGGATCTGGATTAAGCAGCCAACACCTGCCAATTACCTTGCTTGTTCTGCTTGTCTGCTTGAACTTTGTTCTGCCCTGAGTGGCCTTGCCGACCAGGCTAGCAGCCTCGTCGCCTGCATTCCCACTGGGTATAGATACTTGTGTTTAACTCATGCAATGTATGTACCAACGGCATGAAATCGCTATCGCCTTCTGCTATTATGACCAGCTTCTGAGCAACCTGCTCCAGCAAAGCCATATCAGCTTTTGTGGTTGAGTTAGGGTCGCTTGGATCACTAGAAAGCAGATGTTGGGCTAAGCAGCCATACGCTATATAGCAACGAAATGCTCCAAACACGCAAGATACGGCTGCCGGAACCGGATACTTCTCCAGCGCTAGGATCACTAGCTCCATAATGCGTCGTGCGATCTTGAGTGACAGAGGCGTAGTGGGCACATCATATGTCGTCTCGGGTGCTTCAGCCTGGCCGGACCGAAGGACTGCTATCTTGCGGTTCATGACCATTGCTGTGGAATATGCTGTGAGACTCACGTCGTAGAGCTTCCACCAGAATCCAGCGACATCTTCGTATGCCGCCATCGCGTCTATCTGTTAGTTGATTAGCTAATTGGAACGGCATAATGATAACACGCGAATCCTGAACAACTGTGGCGGAACATGACAATAAACTCACCACAGACCATTCTTCGATCAAGCCTTCAATTTCTTCACACAACTCCTCAATGCGTGCGACCACGCTATTTTTATCTCCAGCATCTCGGTTGAGCATATCAaaccgaagaagaagaaaagtcAGTCGGGACTTTACGAGAAACGTTAAGGTCGGGGCCACGTGTTCGGCAAGTTCTTGGGTGGCAGTGATGGAGGGAAGGTTAACGCGCCATTCGGTTATGTTTGCGGTAATGATGGCAGGCTTGTCGTGTAGAAGTCGGAAGAAGAGTTCGACAAGCATCAAAGCCCAGAAGCCCCTCCGCTGTTGGTCTGCCCCTTCTTCTGAGAGAGTGGGATCCATGGAAGCCGGGAAAAATTGATCGAGGTTGTGAATGTTGAGCTTTTTAACACAAAAGCATACGGAAGTGTACATGCTCCAAccaaagtcaaagtcacACTGCTCAAGCGCGGCTCGCATCTATTGAGTCAAAGTCAGCTGCTTTTGTGTGTGTGCTAGGATAGATTATAGGCTAATCTTGTAAGCGGACGTACAAGAAGTATGGATGCGATAAGATCTGTCTTGGTCCCCGAAGCTTGTTTCTGCCAAGCTGGTAGGGCACGAAGACAGTAGACATACAAAGCCTCAGTAAGGTCCCCACCTTGCGATATCGTCTCGGAGGGAAGCATCAAGGACCCATGGTACAGCATACAATAGTAGAGTATACGTGTAGCTGATTCAATCGTAATCTCAGGCATGTTGATGATATCGGGCATCAGCTTCATAAGCTTGATATTGATAAAGTCTTGGAATATGTCGCTATGATGGTGTTTGTAGAAATCTGCATCAGGTATTAGCGAGGCTTGTAAATCCGATCGTAAAATGCGTAGGGATGCCGTACGGTCAAGGCAAGTCCTGGAAAGCTCTAGAGCGATTTCATAGTCCATTCTCGTAGTCCGCTTGTTGAGGTTTTGCCGCTTGAGATACAAGACCTGATTGAGGGCTTGCTTGAGACGCGCGTCTGGGTTTGGTGGTTGGGCAG includes:
- a CDS encoding Zn(2)-C6 fungal-type domain-containing protein, with protein sequence MDSIADTRPRQGLTELACLGCKSRKIRCNRVKPTCDGCFARHQSCIYPERKRRKKTNDRTARPKSVAGNDVLSDLLNRIIQVEKKCFRLANFSTKGATPTDSMTFADEDAESYFSTPSLTSSLSPSTGLMNLWGSDTLLTRHEPIITSPITCPAQPPNPDARLKQALNQVLYLKRQNLNKRTTRMDYEIALELSRTCLDHFYKHHHSDIFQDFINIKLMKLMPDIINMPEITIESATRILYYCMLYHGSLMLPSETISQGGDLTEALYVYCLRALPAWQKQASGTKTDLIASILLMRAALEQCDFDFGWSMYTSVCFCVKKLNIHNLDQFFPASMDPTLSEEGADQQRRGFWALMLVELFFRLLHDKPAIITANITEWRVNLPSITATQELAEHVAPTLTFLVKSRLTFLLLRFDMLNRDAGDKNSVVARIEELCEEIEGLIEEWSVIDAMAAYEDVAGFWWKLYDVSLTAYSTAMVMNRKIAVLRSGQAEAPETTYDVPTTPLSLKIARRIMELVILALEKYPVPAAVSCVFGAFRCYIAYGCLAQHLLSSDPSDPNSTTKADMALLEQVAQKLVIIAEGDSDFMPLVHTLHELNTSIYTQWECRRRGC